The stretch of DNA AGATCGGTGTTAGACGAAAAAAGTGATTTTTTTCTAACGGTCTTCTAACGGCCATAAAAAGTGTTCTCCAGTTTTGCAACCTGTGTGCGTGAAAACTCTGCATCGTTGAAAAGATGTCCATACAGATCAAAGGTGGTCTTAATAGTTGAATGACCAAGCTGTTCAGAGATATATTTAGGGTTCTGTTCGCCATGTATCCTTATGCTTGCATTGGTATGTCTCAGACTGTGCCATTTAACAGGGTTTAAGCCTGCATCCTTCAAAGCTGGCCTAAAGTATAGTTTGACAAAATTATGGTGAATGACAGGGCAACCCCGCCTTGTTGGAAATACAAGTTTTAACTCATTCCCAGGACATTGTAATTTCCACTTTTTAAACTCCAGTGCAAGAGAAGGTGAAATATCAACCTTCCTTTCGCTCGTTTCTGTTTTCGGTACGTTGAGCGTACCCTTCCATAGAGAATGTCTCACGTGGATCACGCTGTTATCAAAATCAATATCCTCCCAGGTTAAACCCCATAGCTCATTAGCACGGAGTCCGGTAAGGATCGCCGTAAGAACGGCAACACGGTAATGAAGGTCTATCTTCTCCAGGAGCTTGTTTGCTTCCTCAACATCAAGTATTGATACACGCTTTTTCGTAACACGGGGGTTTTTGATAAACTCTCCCGGGTTTCTTTTCGTGTATCCCCAGTGGTAAGCGTGTTTAAGCATTTCCTTCAAAACAATAGTTTCCCATTGTGCCGTGGAAGGTTGAACCTCTTTTAACCGTTTCGAGATAAAGGCCTGTATGTGCGCCCCTGTTATATTCTGTAACAGAGCATCGCCGAAGTGGCTCGTAAATCTTGCGACAACGTGTGTATAGCCCATTTTAGCAGTTTCTTTGATATTGCTCTCAACGTAGCTTTCAATCCATATCTTGCCAAACTCTTTAAATGTCACCTTCCGGACATCCTGAAACCTTCCTTCCTGTGCTACTGGGAGATTTTCATTTAAAACCCGTTCAGCATCTTTCTTTGTTTCACCGCCTCTTAACCATTTTCGCTTAGACCCAATGGCAATGACGGCATAATACGTATTTCCTTTCTTTGCTATACTTCCTCTCATACATCCTCCTTTTTCTTTTCCTTTTTCGTTTTACTCTTTTTCACCTCCTCCTTTCCTGAGAAATATGCTCTAAGGTCTTCCTCTGTAATCATCCAGTTCTTTCCCACTTTCCTACCCTTGAGCTTCCCTTTGGTAAACCATCCCCGGATTATCCTGGGATTCATTTCAAGTGCCTTTGCAATATCCTCGACATCGTAAAGCGTTATACTACCTATCTTTTTTACCATGTTGGCACCTCGTTAATAATGTCATGTTATGTATATATCATGTATATATAATGCTGTCAAGCGTTATTTTTGTAATATATGATATATTGCAATATAAAAAATCATATAAAGATATTGGTATGTTGTAATGCGCTTCTAACGGCATTCTAACCATTCCCATGCCTTTTCATCCATTGCAAAATTGCATTTTTCGAGAACCTCAGAGATTTACCAGCTTTCATATAGGGAAAATCAGAAAGGCCATGTTGTGAGTTATTCGCCCATTGATAGACTTGCCCCTTGCTTTTATTCAAAACCTTTGCAACCTGGTCAACGGTCAACAGATCGTCTTCCCGTTGATCCTGCCTGGATAGCAACGGACGGATCAGTTCAACAACCTTTTCGGCTATTGCCTGGAGGTCTGAGTGTTCAAGCTCAAGCTTCATTCATTCACCTTGCCTGGTGAGGCAGGGGGAGGGGGGATGACGTCATGAATGGAAATTTCAATATAACCCTCTTGTGGATGCGCCACAAATATTTTCATTTTCGGATTCCCTGCTGTTTTCGATGTTTAACTATTTTCTTTATCTCCTCAGGATATTTCTCGTGGCATTTTTGGCAAAAATCAGCATTGCAGTCAGTAAGCGGGGCCAGGCAAATATCACAAAGCCCTTTTTCCTTTTTGAAATCACAATTACAATACTCTACCCTGAAGCGTACATTAAAATCCGGGAAGCTATCTAAAAAAGCCTTGTTATAATTTTCCAGGGTTCCATGTTTCTGAGTGAGTTCTAAGGCCTCCCGGAAGACATCTTCTTCTGTATAAGGCTTTACGAAATTTTTGGGTATCATTTCTTTCAATGCCCTTACCGTGTCAAGCGCCCATTGTGCTGGGGTGTCCTCTTTGACATTCAAAAAATTTTCCAGTTTGTCTATCTTATTCCTTAAATCTTTTATGGACATATATACCCCCTATTTATAAACTTTGCGCCTGATTATTATTTCTTCCAGGGCTTGAAGCCTGTCTTCAACTTCTTCAATTTCTCTTAATCTTAAACAATGCGTTAAAAGGTCATTCGCTGCCCTTCTCTTAACAGATTCATCCTTACTGTTGAGGCATTCCATAAGCACTTCTACAGCCTTCCTGATTGAGGTCTTTAAATTCGATAAGCCTTCTTGGATTACCTCATTACGTTGACGTGTAAGCTCGTCTTTGTAGTTTGGGTCTTGTAACCACCCATAAAAGGTAGTTTTAGGGACGTCTGCTTGTTTACACCCGTCCTCTATTGATTTTGCATTGAGGATACAGGATATAGACCTTAACTGCCTATCAGTAAGCTGTACGATTTCGCATGTTTTCGGACTCAGCATTTTGTTATCCCTTATTTCCATAACTTAATCTCCATTGTTAAAAAGAATCCCCTGTACGTGCTTAACTGGAGGGTTCTGTTGTCTGCTTTTATCGTTGAACATCCTTTCAGCATATAGGACATATTCATCAAGGATAGCTGCCGTTTCATCTTTGTTAAGGTGCCGTGCATATCCCTTGTCAACCAACCCCTGTTCATTCGGAGTTCTGAACATCTCACCTGGTTGAAGAATTTCGCCATTGAGTTTTAAAAGTCTGAGAGTTTTTAGTATTCCCATTTTTCGCCCTCGATTTCTGGAATGTCATCTTCAGGAATAAAAATATTATCATCTGTCATTAAATTAATGGCCTCGACGGCGCAATGGCAAGACTGTTTATTATCAACACTTTCTGGCGTGCCATTAGTTTTTACGCTAATGGCGCTAATGGCATTGTCGGCATCTTGCGCCATCAAATCTGCTGTTGCGCCATTACCACTTTTTTCAATGGCATCCTGTAAAGTGGCGTCTGTATTGCTTTCTGCCGTTGCGCCATTAAAGTCATCAATTTTATAACGTTTCAAAATATTATTTAAATGTTCACGGTCAAAAAGGTATTTGTGTTTATTCCCTGAGCGTCCCAGTTTTTTAGTATAAAGGTAAAGTTTGTTGACGGTTCGGCCTGCCCATCGTACCTGGTCTTTTTTCTTAAATTCTTCAATATCCGGCAAGTCCATTTTTTCTGTAATCTCTGTCGTGGTAAAGACGCCCTGCCCTGAATAGCCCAGGAGGTCATCAATCGCCTGGATTAGTTTTTCTTCCAGTTCGCTCAACCCTGTCTGAGTTTCCAGCATACTCTCCAGAAATGCATTTTTAATGGTCTGTCTTTCTTCTTCCAGCACATTTTCAAGAGTAAGGATAGTATCTAAGGGTCTCCACAATTCCCTTATTCTTTGCGTCATGTCCAGGCCGGCTGTCTGGTAAATTTCCCTTACCTCTCGCCATTGAGTGAGTAATAACCGGTAAAGTTTATCCCGTAATTCTCCCCAGATAGGAAGGAAGGGTTCAGGATAACAATATTCCCTTGCGGCCCGTATCATAATAATTTCTATGCATCTATCTTTGAGATCTGAATCTATCTCTTTAATTGATGCAAAGGCTTTCGGTGAATAGGTCTCAAATTCAACCACCTTTCGGCTTTTATTCGTAATATGAACAATACGTCTTTTACCGCCCCCTGGTGTGTAGCTGTCGGCAAGGAGACCCAAAAGTTCAATATTCTGTTTTTGTGAAAGTATCTCTGCCTGATCCATGAGAAAGGTTGCCCTTACTCCGTCTATACTATCAGACATTGATGGTACTGAGATACCCTTCACCTTTATGGCATTAAAGGTAAGCAGGTTTAACAAGTCAAGCATCCGGCTTTTTCCTGACTGCTTTTTTCCGTAGAAAAATAGAAATGGAAAAGCATTGAAAATTCTGTGAAAATAAGTCGCTATGATCCACGCCGCAACAAGTCCATAAAGAGCATTGTTCTGAAACTCAACGTATCTCTTTAATATGCCCTTGATTTCATTGTATAGCTCTTCTGGTGCTATAGGATTTTTTATTAAGTCAAGTATCCCTGCCTTACTCCATTTATCATGTAACGTGATTAAAACACGCTCTCTGACATCAAAAATTATCTTGCCGGTATCTGTTTCAATAAATGATTGCTCATGAAGTTTATATTCGTTATCCTTGCATACAAGATACACATTTCTGGAGTCCGGCCGGTTATCGGTGATCACGGTTTCTTTAAAGCCGATACTTATAAAGCCCTGGTTTATTTCGTATGAGGGATGAGCAATTATGATATTGTCATCGGCAACCGTTACTTCAACCAGTGCATTTGCTTTAAGCGCCTTTCTGATTGAATGCACTGAAACACCGATCTGCTTTGATAGAGTCTTGATTAAAATTTCTTGTTCAATCGGATCAACCCCTGCAATCTCGGGTAACAAAAATTTATAGGTTTTATAAGTGGCCTCTTTCGCCCGCTCCATCAAGGTCTTAACCCCTGCAACCGACAAGGTCTTGAAATCCTCGATACTATGGTTTATCAAGTAATCATCAAGCCCCTTTTCGCTTCCCTGTGGGAGTTCCACAATATAAACATCTGCACCCCGTTCTTTCAGTTTATATGCAAGAGAATTGACGGCCTGGACAAGGTTCTTTTTATATCCATGCTTGTTTTTTGATTTCCAGTCGTTATCAGGAATAATGTTAATAATTCTGTCCTGAAGGGCGATAAGGTCAAAGTCCGGTATCAGATTCTTATTCCCATCGCTCCAGTTCCAAAGACCTGAAAGTCCTATGCAGCAAAGCCCCTCTTGACAGGCTTTCAGTGACTTTTTTTCGCCTTCCGTGAGATATAGCGGTGTGTTCGCATCCTGCAACGCTGGCCGTACCTTCTCGGTAATATAAAGGTGATTGCCTGAGTCCTTCTTCTGAAGGTATTTATGCCGCTTCCCCTGATGCTCGTCATTGTAGAACGCCTTGTAACGCTCAAAACCGTCGCATCCAGGATAAGGAAATGCTAAAAGGGATTGAATCCCTTGCCCGTTCCAGCCAAGTTTCTTAGGAATGTCTGAGGGTCTTACGCTGTAAATCTTGGCTTCTTGAATAGTCTTATCGGATAGCCCGGAATCCCGTTGTAAATTCTGATGGTGGAGAGGGTGAAGGCTACTTTGTATTGTATCCATTGTTACTTTCTCCTCTATCTTCTGTCTTTTTTCTTTTATACATTTCTGCTCTGAGTTTTTTTATTGACTCGGCATAGGCGTAGGCTTCTACGAAACCACCTGAGTTAAAATCGTTCAGGCATTGGTAAAGGACATCATTCGCAGGGAATACAAACTCAATCATCCCATTCGATTTTTCGTATGTTGGCTCGATTTTTAATTTTGCTCCGATGATACTGGCAATGTAAATGTTAGGTGTTTTGAAAAGTCCTGATTTCATATTTCATCTCTCCTTTAACCGTTTTTCTATTATTTATTGTTATAGCAGAGGGTAAGTATTACCTTGCAAATCCCTAAATTTTATAAGTGCTTGGTAATACTAAAAAAGGGGGTCTTTTAAAACTTTGGTAGGTTCGGAAAGTAGCCTAAGCCTTGGATACGTCCAATCGGGGGGATACTCAGTTTTTAGACTATCAAGAAAGTCTCGTATTTGATCTTCAGGTATACTTTTAAGTATGTTTTGTATCTGAGCTTTTTTTTCTTTCAATTGAAGCCATTCCCTGTCGATACGGCGATAAAGAAGTGAATATATTCCATATAGAAGCCAGATTTTCCCCTGTGGTGTTACTTGTTTAGTGAAGTGATGACATGTTTTATTTGAGTATCCAAGGTCTTTATATGTTTTGCCATTCAGGAATTTAATAAATTTATGCCAACTATTTTTAAAGTCAGGCCTATTGGTAGATTTTCGTTTATATTGTTCCCATGCGGGCAGGAAACGGATAGAATATTTATCAAACACATCTACAAACCATCGTCTTGTTTCAAGTTGTGGATGCGTTTCAAAGAGGTGCTTTACCTGGTAATCAAGGGCCGCCCTGAAATATTTGATGAAATGCATTACCCCATGGTTATTGAGCGTAGAAAAAGAAAACGAGCTGGGTGGCATTTTAAAATATCTTTTCATGTAGTCGTATGATTTCTCGCTCTCAAGCTTATATTTCTCAAGGAGGTAACTCTTATCTATTATCAAATCAAATATCTCTATGTCGCCAAACTTTACACGTGTAGCTGCATTATAGGAAATATATACCAGCTTGAGATCTTCATAATTTTTGTCTCTAACTCGCCATATCCCTTTTTTTAATGAAGCTTTTGTAAGGACTCCTCTTTTTTGCCTGATACTGAGGGAAGAAATAAAGTTGTCAATTGCTGAGTCTTCATCTTTTTTTCTATCCTTTTTGAATTGTGATAGCATGGCATAAAACTGTTCTTCGCTGGGAAATGTTAGACCATAGCCAATAGCATCTCTAAAATTATTGTAAAGAATCCAAGGAGAGCGTCGAAAATCGTGAAGGTGTGTTCCTATGGTAGTTAGTTCTATAAGGAAATTTCCAACACTGTCTTTTAACTTTTTATCAAGGATGTAATCTTTTTCTTTTTCCATTTCCTATCCCCGAATCTCAGGGTCTTATGTTACTTATATAGTTCTATTGGGGCCCACATTTTCTTTTCCCTGTACCACGACTGGTAGACTCAATTTTTATAAGTCTGTCCCCTTCAAAAGTCAACGCATTAACAAAAACGTCAGCACCGCAGTCATAGTACCATATATCTATATTCGTGGCCTGTTCGCTGTAATCTGCTGCCCCGTAAGTTTGCCTCCCCACCTGTCTACTCCCAAACCGAAGGTCGCCCACTATCGCTATCTTCCCTCCTCCAACCCAATGAGGGTTGCCACATCTCATAACAACGGTTGCCTTGCTTTCTCCTGTGCTAACAATTTCACTACCACATCTAAACGTATCGGCAAAAAGAGTAGCAGGAAAGTATACAAACGTTGCTAATATAATGAAAAATATGTAATACATAATAACACCTCTCTTTTTATTTCTTTGATGTTAATGAATCAATATATAATTGTTTTGTATCTCTCGATATACTAATTGCGAGAATATATATAAGTATCTCTAATCCCAATATTGCACCAAGCATACATTGTATAAAAAGCATAATCTCTCCTTTATTTATTGGCTTTCTTTTCCAATATATAAATAAGAAAACCGCATATTATAGCTACAATAACCCACTGGATAATGAGGGTTGAAATATCTATCTGTGTAAACTGTGGAGGATTAAAAATAAAAGCATATCCGTGTCTGACTATTACCCCTCTTATTCTTGCAATCCACGGCGGGAATATCCCCATAAGAACTATAACGCCTACTCCTATAGATATTATGATTTTCTTTGTCTTCATTTGTTACACCCCCTTTCTATGTAACTCTTTTATTCTATTGTGATATTGTACTCAACAAATGTCAATGAGAAAAAGGCAAGCGAGTATGGCTCATGGGGGAAGCTATTGAGTAACCATACCCGCACGCTTTTTCTGTGAAATGATTTCCTTCTAACCGATTTCTAACGAAGTAACATAAAACAGGCAAAACCAGTGCTACAAGACAGACATGCTTTTTTTGTAGACTTATTGAAATGATTGACGTTGTCTCAGATTGCTTGATACTGCTCGTGCAACCATATAATATTTGACATTTTTCAATATATTTTATACCATATCGCATGGAAAAGGGCGAAAGCAAAGAGGATATTTACAACAGGGCGAAAAACCAGCATGCAATCCTTGACAGAAGGTTGCAGATGTTACTTAAAAAACCATACCTTACCGAAGATGAAGAGATGGAGGTCAAGGTATTAAAAAAGCAAAAGCTTTATTTTAAGGATATTATGGAACGTATAAGCGATGAATTAAAAAAAGGAGAGGCTTAATTGAAGAAGACCGGGGCACAGATATTTGTAGAATCATTAAAAATGGAAGGTGTGGACACGATATTCTGCTATCCTGGCGGTGCTACCCTGAACATAACAGATGCATTCCATTACTCTGATATAAAACAGATCGTGGTAAGACATGAGCAGGGTGCAGTCCATGCATCAGATGGATATGCACGGGCCTCAGGCAGGGTCGGGGTGTCTCTTGTTACATCAGGACCCGGGGCAACAAACACTGTTACAGGTATTGCTACAGCGTACATGGACTCCATACCCATCGTGATCTTTTCGTGTCAGGTGAATACAATGCTCATAGGGAACGATGCCTTTCAAGAGGCCGATATCGTTGGGATTACAAGACCATGTACGAAACACAGCTATCTTGTAAAAGATGTAAAGGACCTCGCAAGAATTGTTAAAGAAGCCTTCTACATTGCAAAATCAGGAAGGCCCGGACCTGTGCTTGTTGATATCCCTAAAGATGTATCTGCAGCCTTATGGGAATTCAAATATCCCGAAAAGGTGTATATAAGAAGCTATCAACCCACATATATCGGGCATCCCGGCCAGATAAAGAGGGCTATGAAGCTTATTGCCTCCTCAAAAAGACCCGTCCTCTACACAGGTGGCGGTATCATCTTATCAGGGGCATCTATTGAACTTATAAAATTTGCAGAGGCGCTTTCCATACCGGTGACGAATACCCTTATGGGGCTTGGTGGTTTCCCGGGCAACCATCCTCTATTTTTAGGTATGCTCGGCATGCACGGGACCTATGCGGCAAACATGGCCATCACAAGCTCTGATGTGATTATTGCCATGGGGGCAAGGTTTGATGACAGGGCAACAGGAAAGGTTGATGAGTTTGCGCCCCACGCAAAGATTATTCATGTAGACATAGACCCAACATCGATTAGCAAAAACATAAGGGTTGATGTACCAATCGTGGGAGATACAAAAAACGTACTTAAAAAGATGATAGAGATAGTTGAAGACGATAAGGAGACCTTCAGGGATTATCCTAATGCTATTTCTGAATGGACAAAGGAGTTAGCAAGGTGGAAAAAGGAATACCCCCTTACCTATGTGAGAAATGGTACACTGAAACCCCAATATGTCATTGAAAGGATATATGAGCTGACAAAAGGAAAGGCAATAATATCCACAGAGGTGGGGCAAAACCAGATGTGGACAGCCCAGTTCTATAAATTTCTCAAGCCGAGAAGCATTATAACCTCCGGCGGCCTCGGTACAATGGGTTTTGGATTTCCTGCAAGCATAGGTGCACAGGTTGCTTTCCCTAAAATGCTCGTAATCGACATAGCCGGTGATGGCAGTATCCAGATGAATATACAGGAACTTGCAACAGCGGTTCAGTTTAAACTTCCTGTTAAGGTAGTTATACTGAATAACGGATACCTCGGGATGGTAAGACAATGGCAGGAATTTTTCTATGAAAAAAGATACACATGGACACACCTTGAATGCACCCCTGATTTTGTAAAGCTTGCAGAGGCATATGGTGCAGCAGGATACAGAATAGAAAGGGAAGATGAGGTAGATACTATATTAAAAGAGGCCTTTCATAATAATAAACCTACCCTTATTGATGTTCGCGTGAATCCAGAGGAATCAGTCTATCCAATGGTTCCAGCAGGGGCCTCGCTAAGAGAGATGCTTCTCGTTTAGGAGGAAAAATTGAGACACATAGTATCCGTACTTGTTGAGAATGAGTTCGGTGTTCTTTCAAGAATTGCAGGCTTATTCAGTGGAAGGGGTTTCAATATAGAAAGCCTTTGCGTTGCAGAGACCCTCGATCCCACAATTTCTACAATGACCATTGTTACAAGTGGAAACGATGCGATAATTGAGCAGATATTAAAACAGTTAAACAAACTGATCAACGTGATAAAGGTTGTGGATTTTAAAGAATTGGATTATGTCTCAAGGGAAATGGTCCTTGTGAAGGTAAATGCTGATGAGAAGACCCGGGAAGAGATCCTCAGGATGATAGAGATATTCAGGGGACGAGTAATAGATGTATCCCCAAAGACGTACACGATAATGATTACAGGGGATGAAGAAAAACTTAAGGCCTTTTTAACCCTTATAAAACCGCTCGGCATTAAGGAGCTTGTAAGAACAGGACCCATTGCCGTTGCAAGAGGGGATAAAACTATTAAGATGAATGAAAAACAGTCTAAAGGAGGAGAAGAGAATGGCTAAAATGTATTATGACAAGGATGCAGACCTTGGGATACTGAAGGGTTCAAAGGTTGCGATCATCGGATACGGAAGCCAGGGGCATGCCCAGGCACAAAACCTAAGGGACAGCGGGGTAAAGGTTATTGTTGCCGAGCTTGAAGGAACCCCAAACTATAAACTTGCCAAGGAGCATGGCTTCAAGCCTGTAAGTGCATCTGAGGCATCCAGAGAGGCGGATATAGTCCAGATACTTGCACCAGATCAAGCCCAGGCAGAGTTAT from Pseudomonadota bacterium encodes:
- a CDS encoding tyrosine-type recombinase/integrase, translating into MRGSIAKKGNTYYAVIAIGSKRKWLRGGETKKDAERVLNENLPVAQEGRFQDVRKVTFKEFGKIWIESYVESNIKETAKMGYTHVVARFTSHFGDALLQNITGAHIQAFISKRLKEVQPSTAQWETIVLKEMLKHAYHWGYTKRNPGEFIKNPRVTKKRVSILDVEEANKLLEKIDLHYRVAVLTAILTGLRANELWGLTWEDIDFDNSVIHVRHSLWKGTLNVPKTETSERKVDISPSLALEFKKWKLQCPGNELKLVFPTRRGCPVIHHNFVKLYFRPALKDAGLNPVKWHSLRHTNASIRIHGEQNPKYISEQLGHSTIKTTFDLYGHLFNDAEFSRTQVAKLENTFYGR
- a CDS encoding helix-turn-helix domain-containing protein, producing MVKKIGSITLYDVEDIAKALEMNPRIIRGWFTKGKLKGRKVGKNWMITEEDLRAYFSGKEEVKKSKTKKEKKKEDV
- a CDS encoding helix-turn-helix domain-containing protein; translation: MKLELEHSDLQAIAEKVVELIRPLLSRQDQREDDLLTVDQVAKVLNKSKGQVYQWANNSQHGLSDFPYMKAGKSLRFSKNAILQWMKRHGNG
- a CDS encoding DUF3854 domain-containing protein, translated to MDTIQSSLHPLHHQNLQRDSGLSDKTIQEAKIYSVRPSDIPKKLGWNGQGIQSLLAFPYPGCDGFERYKAFYNDEHQGKRHKYLQKKDSGNHLYITEKVRPALQDANTPLYLTEGEKKSLKACQEGLCCIGLSGLWNWSDGNKNLIPDFDLIALQDRIINIIPDNDWKSKNKHGYKKNLVQAVNSLAYKLKERGADVYIVELPQGSEKGLDDYLINHSIEDFKTLSVAGVKTLMERAKEATYKTYKFLLPEIAGVDPIEQEILIKTLSKQIGVSVHSIRKALKANALVEVTVADDNIIIAHPSYEINQGFISIGFKETVITDNRPDSRNVYLVCKDNEYKLHEQSFIETDTGKIIFDVRERVLITLHDKWSKAGILDLIKNPIAPEELYNEIKGILKRYVEFQNNALYGLVAAWIIATYFHRIFNAFPFLFFYGKKQSGKSRMLDLLNLLTFNAIKVKGISVPSMSDSIDGVRATFLMDQAEILSQKQNIELLGLLADSYTPGGGKRRIVHITNKSRKVVEFETYSPKAFASIKEIDSDLKDRCIEIIMIRAAREYCYPEPFLPIWGELRDKLYRLLLTQWREVREIYQTAGLDMTQRIRELWRPLDTILTLENVLEEERQTIKNAFLESMLETQTGLSELEEKLIQAIDDLLGYSGQGVFTTTEITEKMDLPDIEEFKKKDQVRWAGRTVNKLYLYTKKLGRSGNKHKYLFDREHLNNILKRYKIDDFNGATAESNTDATLQDAIEKSGNGATADLMAQDADNAISAISVKTNGTPESVDNKQSCHCAVEAINLMTDDNIFIPEDDIPEIEGEKWEY
- a CDS encoding DUF2845 domain-containing protein; the protein is MYYIFFIILATFVYFPATLFADTFRCGSEIVSTGESKATVVMRCGNPHWVGGGKIAIVGDLRFGSRQVGRQTYGAADYSEQATNIDIWYYDCGADVFVNALTFEGDRLIKIESTSRGTGKRKCGPQ
- a CDS encoding DUF465 domain-containing protein: MEKGESKEDIYNRAKNQHAILDRRLQMLLKKPYLTEDEEMEVKVLKKQKLYFKDIMERISDELKKGEA
- the ilvB gene encoding biosynthetic-type acetolactate synthase large subunit — translated: MKKTGAQIFVESLKMEGVDTIFCYPGGATLNITDAFHYSDIKQIVVRHEQGAVHASDGYARASGRVGVSLVTSGPGATNTVTGIATAYMDSIPIVIFSCQVNTMLIGNDAFQEADIVGITRPCTKHSYLVKDVKDLARIVKEAFYIAKSGRPGPVLVDIPKDVSAALWEFKYPEKVYIRSYQPTYIGHPGQIKRAMKLIASSKRPVLYTGGGIILSGASIELIKFAEALSIPVTNTLMGLGGFPGNHPLFLGMLGMHGTYAANMAITSSDVIIAMGARFDDRATGKVDEFAPHAKIIHVDIDPTSISKNIRVDVPIVGDTKNVLKKMIEIVEDDKETFRDYPNAISEWTKELARWKKEYPLTYVRNGTLKPQYVIERIYELTKGKAIISTEVGQNQMWTAQFYKFLKPRSIITSGGLGTMGFGFPASIGAQVAFPKMLVIDIAGDGSIQMNIQELATAVQFKLPVKVVILNNGYLGMVRQWQEFFYEKRYTWTHLECTPDFVKLAEAYGAAGYRIEREDEVDTILKEAFHNNKPTLIDVRVNPEESVYPMVPAGASLREMLLV
- the ilvN gene encoding acetolactate synthase small subunit; translated protein: MRHIVSVLVENEFGVLSRIAGLFSGRGFNIESLCVAETLDPTISTMTIVTSGNDAIIEQILKQLNKLINVIKVVDFKELDYVSREMVLVKVNADEKTREEILRMIEIFRGRVIDVSPKTYTIMITGDEEKLKAFLTLIKPLGIKELVRTGPIAVARGDKTIKMNEKQSKGGEENG